In a single window of the Antedon mediterranea chromosome 1, ecAntMedi1.1, whole genome shotgun sequence genome:
- the LOC140045003 gene encoding uncharacterized protein: protein MHLACPADWTPYDGSCYIFVAVRPTNWQTSRSACQNHGGDLVVISSQAENDFVGSLIIALPTNDHWVSAYIGYRDIDEEGEFIWVDTTECITTYTNFRDGEPNNRANEDCVDMHADTHEWNDIWCNGTHTDGYICEIFDDSDSPTFTYCPPDQTVPTDPNENFATLSWVEPTVDEDNQCDISIVSNYDIGDQVALISGLTTTITNTYIATDPSGNTGTCTFSITVTDLEAPNVFNCPGDFTLPTDDGEPDRVTYWTEPTATDNSGSISVSHLHTSGSTFDLGETTVTCRFIDPSGNLALCTFTVTIIDTYAPDIIGCPLSFISPTGVTEPDGVTTWTEPTATDNSGTVPIRSRSHAPGSTFDLGETTVTYTFTDFSGNVASCTFTVTIVGSMCTKQCSNGGTCKVINDVEECQCASNFEGDNCENKDNSFSLSLIELIIGVLFACTVTGVLVGIALKCKRTPAEIRITDSRQTDAHTETRELHEYARSIESAVIVHDNPHTYTTLQLPTTR, encoded by the exons ATGCATTTAGCTTGCCCGGCTGATTGGACACCATATGATGGAAGCTGTTACATATTCGTTGCCGTTAGGCCTACAAACTGGCAAACATCTAGATCAGCCTGCCAGAATCATGGAGGTGATCTTGTTGTGATAAGCAGTCAAGCAGAAAATGATTTTGTTGGTTCACTTATTATTGCTCTACCAACAAACGACCATTGGGTTTCAGCGTATATTGGTTATAGAGATATAGATGAAGAAGGAGAATTTATTTGGGTAGACACTACTGAATGCATCACCACTTATACAA ACTTTCGTGATGGTGAACCAAATAACCGAGCCAACGAAGATTGCGTTGACATGCACGCGGACACGCACGAATGGAATGATATATGGTGTAACGGGACTCATACTGACGGTTATATTTGTGAAATAT TTGATGATTCGGATAGTCCAACATTTACTTACTGTCCGCCAGATCAAACAGTTCCAACAGATCCTAATGAAAACTTTGCAACGCTATCATGGGTTGAACCAACGGTAGATGAGGACAACCAATGTGATATATCGATTGTCTCAAACTATGACATTGGAGATCAAGTTGCTTTGATTTCTGGccttactactactattactaataCATACATAGCAACAGATCCTAGTGGAAATACTGGAACGTGTACATTTTCTATAACAGTTACAG ATTTGGAAGCTCCTAATGTATTCAATTGTCCTGGAGATTTCACATTGCCAACAGATGACGGCGAACCAGATCGAGTAACCTACTGGACAGAACCAACAGCAACGGATAACTCAGGAAGTATTTCTGTCTCTCATTTACACACCTCCGGATCAACATTTGATCTGGGTGAAACTACAGTTACGTGTAGGTTTATAGACCCTTCAGGAAACCTGGCATTATGTACATTTACAGTAACAATTATAG ATACATATGCTCCTGATATAATCGGTTGTCCACTGAGCTTCATATCGCCCACCGGCGTTACCGAACCAGATGGAGTAACCACCTGGACAGAACCAACAGCAACGGATAATTCAGGAACAGTTCCGATCAGATCACGGTCACACGCACCTGGATCAACATTTGATCTTGGTGAAACTACAGTTACGTATACGTTCACAGACTTTTCAGGAAACGTGGCATCCTGTACATTTACAGTAACAATTGTTG GATCAATGTGTACTAAGCAATGTAGTAATGGTGGAACGTGTAAAGTAATCAATGACGTAGAAGAATGCCAATGTGCGAGTAACTTTGAGGGCGATAATTgtgaaaataaagataatt CTTTTTCGTTAAGTTTGATAGAGCTTATAATAGGAGTTTTGTTTGCATGCACTGTTACTGGGGTGTTGGTTGGCATCGCATTGAAGTGTAAAAgg ACACCAGCTGAAATAAGAATTACTGATTCAAGACAAACTGAT GCACACACGGAGACTCGAGAATTACACGAATACGCAAGGAGCATCGAGTCAGCGGTCATAGTCCATGACAATCCACATACGTATACAACTTTGCAACTGCCGACGACACGGTAA
- the LOC140063630 gene encoding NADH dehydrogenase [ubiquinone] flavoprotein 1, mitochondrial-like, protein MASLRKLLPYTRGSFGYTGLLNSSGCLNSFAVRSISTSHSCNNKSYGNLKDEDRIFTNLYGRHDFRLKGALARGDWYKTKEILLKGHEWILSEIKGSGLRGRGGAGFPTGLKWSFMNKPDDGRPKYLVVNADEGEPGTCKDREIMRHDPHKLVEGCLVAGMSMGARAAYIYIRGEFYNEGTNMQVAIQEAYDAGLIGKNACGSGYDFDVYMHRGAGAYICGEETALIESLEGKQGKPRLKPPFPADVGVFGCPTTVANVETVAVAPAICRRGSSWFVSFGRERNSGTKLFNISGNVNAPCTVEEEMSIPLKELIERHAGGVKGGWDNLAAVIPGGSSTPLIPKHVCDDVMMDFDALVAAQTALGTAALIVIDKQADIVDCIARLIDFYKHESCGQCTPCREGMGWMKQVMDRFIVGNAKPTEIDMLQELTKQIEGHTICALGDGAAWPVQGLIRHFRPELETRMKKFHETKSHATATSN, encoded by the exons ATGGCATCATTAAGAAAATTATTACCTTACACAAGAGGAAGTTTTG GCTATACAGGATTGTTAAATAGTTCAGGATGTTTAAACTCATTTGCAGTTCGATCCATAAGTACTTCACATAGCTGTAACAATAAG tcatatggtaatttaaagGATGAGGATAGAATTTTTACAAATCTATATGGACGTCACGACTTTAGACTCAAAGGAGCTTTAGCAAGG GGTGACTggtataaaacaaaagaaattctTTTAAAAGGTCATGAATGGATCTTAAGTGAAATTAAGGGGTCAGGGTTGAGAGGTCGCGGGGGTGCAGGATTTCCGACTGGTTTGAAATGGAGCTTTATGAATAAACCTGATGATGGCAG GCCCAAATACCTTGTTGTGAATGCTGATGAAGGGGAGCCTGGTACATGCAAAGACAGGGAGATTATGCGTCATGACCCACATAAACTAGTTGAGGGCTGCCTAGTAGCAGGCATGTCTATGGGGGCTAGAGCAG CTTACATCTACATTAGAGGTGAATTCTACAATGAAGGAACCAACATGCAAGTTGCAATTCAAGAA GCTTATGATGCTGGTCTTATTGGAAAAAATGCCTGCGGTTCAGGGTATGACTTTGACGTGTACATGCATCGAGGCGCTGGAGCGTACATATGCGGTGAGGAGACTGCATTGATTGAGAGCCTCGAAGGGAAACAAGGAAAACCCCGATTGAAGCCACCTTTTCCTGCTGACGTTGGCGTGTTTGGCTGCCCAACAACTGTTGCTAATGTTGAGACAGTAGCAGTGGCGCCG gcCATTTGTCGACGTGGATCTTCATGGTTTGTATCGTTTGGGCGTGAACGTAACTCGGGTACCAAGCTCTTCAACATCTCGGGCAATGTAAATGCGCCATGTACCGTGGAAGAGGAGATGTCCATACCATTGAAGGAATTGATTGAGCGACACGCTGGAGGAGTTAAGGGAGGATGGGACAACCTAGCTGCTGTCATTCCTGGCGGATCTTCAACACCACTTATACCAAAACA cgtttgtgatgacgtcatgatGGACTTTGATGCATTGGTGGCAGCACAGACCGCTCTAGGAACTGCTGCATTGATTGTTATTGATAAACAAGCCGATATAGTTGACTGCATTGCTAGACTGATAGACTTCTACAAACATGAAAGCTGTGGACAG TGCACACCTTGCAGAGAAGGAATGGGTTGGATGAAACAAGTTATGGATAGGTTTA TTGTTGGAAATGCTAAGCCAACTGAGATAGACATGTTACAGGAACTAACAAAACAGATCGAGGGCCATACCATTTGTGCTTTGGGGGATGGTGCTGCTTGGCCCGTTCAA ggtttaattcgtcactttagACCCGAACTTGAAACCAGAATGAAAAAGTTCCATGAAACCAAGTCACATGCAACAGCAACCTCGAATTGA